The Panicum virgatum strain AP13 chromosome 6K, P.virgatum_v5, whole genome shotgun sequence nucleotide sequence TCCAGCAGCGCTTTGAGTTCTTCCCGTTCCGTCTCTTGCGCGCACACGAGATGGAAGAGTAGGCCTTCGGAACGTCTCCGTCCGCTGGCTTCACCTGCTCGGGTGAGGACGGTAATCACGTTTTTGGGGAGTGTCGACGGCGGCACGACTACTCGCTTCTGTTCCTGTTCCCGGCGTTGGCGGCTTTCGTTCCTGTTCCTGGCGGCACGACATCTAGTGGGCGATCAACACTGTAACATATTTGCATAGCATCGAGCGGGACGACTACATCAACAAAGCACCATGCCGCTTTCGGGTGCTTCCGACACTGCCACTGGGTATGCTGATCTTATTCTCAAAGTTGCAATCTTTGTGATTAGCGTAAACTCTGTGATCGACATGCTTTATTTGAGAGATTCTACATGTCATGCCTTAATGGTTAGCACTAGTTTCAtattcatgatgtctttgatGATGAATTTCTTTGATAagcatatatataatattatattCATGTATTTCTTGCTTGCGTCGTATTTATGAAATAAATTAAACATAAAATTGTCTAGATTTCTAACAGATCAAGCCGGCGTGGGCCAACTGCAGCCGCGGCCGAATGCAGTCCCCCATCGACCTCTCCAAACGCAGGCCGGAGCGATCCCTCGGCTTCCTCAACTACGCCTACCACCCCGCCCAGGCCACCATCGTCAACCGCGGCCACGACATCCagtgcgccgccgtcgtcgccactACTCCAGCGTGCCGGAAGCGCATGCACGCACGATCGATCAGCAACGAACAAAAATGGCCTAGCTAGCTCCAAGCCAGGCAATATAACACTCTGTTCTGCCGCCGCAGGTGAAGTTCAGTGGCGACGCCGGGAGGCTGGTGATCAACGGCACGGTGTACCACCTGCGGCAGCTGCACTGGCACACGCCCAGCGAGCACACCGTCGGCGGCCGGCGCTACGACATGGAGCTGCACCTGGTGCACGAGTCCGCGGCGAACAAGGCCGCCGTGATCGCCGTCCTCTACAAGTTCGGCGACCCCGACCCGTTCCTGAAGATGCTGGAGCCCGCCATCAAGAGCATCAAGGACACCCGGGACAAGGAGGAGCCCGTCGGGGTGGTCGACCCCAGCGGCGCGCGGGCCCCCGGCAGCGTGTACTACCGCTACACGGGCTCCctgacgccgccgccctgctccgagGGGGTAGTCTGGACTGTCTTCCCGAAGGTACATGGCTCTTGTGCTGCCGGCAATGGTGGGTTGGGTTGGCGTCTGATCAGGCTTTTTCTGATGATAAGCGCTGGATCTATTTGTGGTGCAGCCTCGCCACGTGGCCAGGTACCAGGTGGAGCTTCTCAGGGATGCGGTGGATGACGTAAGAGCCGATCTCGTTAGCCTCGTCGTTCCTTCCTCTAATTTTCACACGCATTTACTTGTGCCTTGCGATGATGCGCGTGTGCGGATCTCCCAAGGGTTcgtcaatttttttatttttaggttcaaaaccatttagtaccggacattttgaccggtactaaatgatgtcccatttagtaccggacaaCCGGTACCGGTCGAGATCCCGGTACTAAACAGGAGTTCTCGACCAGTACTAATAGacatttttctagcagtgaatTTATGTCATAATACGCGCTCCAAGTCCGATGCACGCAGCATCCATATCCATTCTACTCCCTTGATGGGATCACTGCCCCCCCACAGTTGATGCATGCTTGCACTTGTGTTCAAGCATGATTGTTGGTTTGTTGCTTTGCCTATCATGTCCCTAAAAGCAACCAATCAGAATTAGACAGATGTGGTTACTTTAAGTATTATATCAAATGAAAATAGCTCAATCTATGGCATTCGTGACTTTTCTTAAGCATGGCGTgggattattttttttctcacctCCTAGACTTGCTCTCTCATCTCAAAGATGTTGCAACGTGCCACATTGCCGTATTTAGCACAAACACAACTACTAATTTTATGTTTCTTTATTTTTAAATCCGAATTTAGCTCCTTATTAATCATATTCAACATGCATATTTTGGATAATCAAGTGCTATCAATTTcctttttatttagtttaagttCTAAATTTAATTATTCATTAATCATATTTAACATTGCCTCTTCGATTTAGTCTAGACCGTAATAAGATAGTATTGGGATGTCCCAATACCACCTTCGAATATTATTGGGAGATACACTTTTACAGTTTCCCA carries:
- the LOC120713496 gene encoding alpha carbonic anhydrase 7-like encodes the protein MDVLARRHLRHAVGELLAAAFLLSGAARAQEETEDELEFSYVPGAANGPDRWGEIIVNSVIDMLYLRDSTCHALMIKPAWANCSRGRMQSPIDLSKRRPERSLGFLNYAYHPAQATIVNRGHDIQHSVLPPQVKFSGDAGRLVINGTVYHLRQLHWHTPSEHTVGGRRYDMELHLVHESAANKAAVIAVLYKFGDPDPFLKMLEPAIKSIKDTRDKEEPVGVVDPSGARAPGSVYYRYTGSLTPPPCSEGVVWTVFPKPRHVARYQVELLRDAVDDVRADLVSLVVPSSNFHTHLLVPCDDARVRISQGFVNFFIFRFKTI